A window of Thermoanaerobacterium sp. PSU-2 genomic DNA:
AAATAGGCAACCTTGCATTACAAGACATAAGCGGCAAAAGAAGAGCCGTCATCTTTCTGTCTTTTTCACTCTCTAAAGTTCTCGTTGACATCACTCCAGGAACATTGCATCCAAAGCCAATTATAAGTGGAATAAACGCCTTTCCGGATAACCCCATTTTCCTGATTATCTTGTCCATTAAAAAAGCTACTCTTGCCATATATCCGCTGTCTTCTAAAAACGATATACACAAAAACAAGGCTAAGATTACAGGAAGAAATACTATTACCGATCCTACGCCGCCAATAATGCCGTCAACGATAAGTGACTTAAACCAGCCATTTGCACCAGATAGCAATATGTTAACATGCGGTACAAACCAAACATTGACAAAACTGTCCAGTAAATCTGCCAATGGTTGGCCAACCCAGCTAAAAGTAAACTGAAAAATTAAATATATGATGGCTATAAAAATCGGATAAGCCAAAAATTTATTTATTAGGATTTTATCTAATCTCTCTGTGATAGTAACTGTATTTTCAGATGTGTACGTAACACACTGTGATAAAATGCCTTCTATATATTTATACGTTTCAGCTTCACTTTTAAAGCGTGTATCGTCACGATAATGATTTTCATTATCATTGATTGCTTTTGAAAAAATGTCATTCACTAAAAGTTCCTTAATCTCGTCTACACCCTTTCCTTTTGAAGCCACAATAGGAACAACCATGACACTAAGTAATTTAGACAATTCTACATAATCAATCTTTATTCCTTTTTTCTCGGCAACATCAACCATGTTCAATATCAATATGATAGGTATGTTGAATTCTTTAAGTTGCATAGTTAAGTACAAATTTCTCTTAAGATTTGAAGCATCTACTATATTTAATATAAAATCAACATGACCGCTTTCCAGAAAAGACTTGGAAATTTTCTCTTCATTGGAGTAAGTGTCCATTGCATAAATGCCTGGCAAGTCGACAATTTTTACATTGTCATTTATAAAGCCTTCTTTTTTTTCAACGGTGACACCAGGCCAATTGCCTACGTGCTGGTTTAATCCAGTAAGCAAATTAAAAAGAGTTGTCTTGCCAACATTGGGATTGCCAATCAAAGCGGCGGTTGTCATTCGTTTTGAATCAGTAACTGCCATACGCCCCCTCCTTCAATTTCTTAAATAACGTCTTTTACAACGATATTCTTTGCATCTCTTTTTCTAATTGCCAAATCAAAACCCATAAAATTTATTATTATAGGATCTCCTAAGGGCGCAAAGCTTTTGACTTTTACTTTTACGCCTTCATTTGCTCCAAGGGCACGCAATCTTTTGGCTAACTTTTCGTCACCTAAAATACCACTTACTAAAGCCGTTTGCCCTGGTCTTAAGTCGTATACGCTCATCATTACCACCCCTTCATTGATAATCATTCTCAATTCCTGATTCTATGATACTATATATTCCCCTTCGTGTCAATAAAATATAAAAATAATATTTATCATATCTTTATAAATCTATGCCATATCTTAAGAATTTGATTTTCAAGGGGATCCAAAATGCCTTTTAGATATTTCACAAGCTTGCTCATCAAAAATCCTATGACAAATCCAGCCACAACATCCACAGGATAGTGAACTCCAACATATACTCTCGCTATAAGCAGTAAAACCGTCAAAACCATCATGATAGCACCAATAAGCTTATTTCCTTTTAACTGAGTGAATGCAATGGCAGAACCTCCTGATAGGTGATCACTTGGAAAAGACGCATCACTTGGATGTTTAACAAGCAAATTCACTTTATGTGTAACAAAAGGTCTTGGTTCAAAGTAAAATCTTGAAATGATAAAATTCGCGCTCAATGCTATGACTGCAGCAAAGAACTCCTCAATTGATACCTTTTTCCCATCATCTCCTCCAATAAACCATTGAATAACCATCAGCAGCCCATATATAATAGGAGAATACAAAGCAATAAATATCATCACCTTATCTAATACAGTGTAATGACCTGCAAATCCATTGATAATTTGAAAAATAGCGTAATTCATTTTCATCACCTCGTATTAAGATTTTAACCTTCAATTCTTAAAATAAAATTAGATGCAGATTAAAAAATAATTAAAATTTCTTGACAAACGGGATAAACAATTATATAATCCTAAATAGTAAAATATTCTTATTTAGAAGGAATGAGGGATTATGACAAAGGAAGATATTTTAAAAACCATAAAATCCAACAACTTTAAGATAACTCCCCAAAGAGAGCTTATCATAAACATAATGCTAAATTCCAATGGTTACTTATCTGTAAGGGAAATCTACGAAAAAGTAAAAAGTTCATTTCCACAAGTAAGTTTAGATACTGTATACAGAAATTTAAGTCTTCTAAAAGATATAAATGTATTAAGTGAAGCAACTATAGGCAACAATATTATGTATGAAATCCACAAAGACATGCATGAACATATAATGAAATGTCTAAAATGCGGCAAAATCTTTGAACTTAATATATGTCCAATAGATCTTTGCCGAAACAAACTGGATGGTTTTGAAGTCGTAGACCACAAAATCGAAATCACTGGATACTGCAAAAATTGCAAAAATCACGAGGAGGATAGAAAATGAAAAAATTTATTTCAATTTTTTTGATAGTTTTGATAGTGTTTAGCTTGACGTCATGCAATACGAAAATTTCAAAAAAACCCAGCAAATTAGCTGTATATGCAACATTTTATCCTTTATATGATCTTACAAAAAAAATAGCCGGTGATAAAGCAACAGTCCAAAACATAATACCGCCAGGCGTGGAGCCACATGATTGGGAACCTACGACAAAACAGATAGCAGACATAGAAGGGGCTTCTCTCGTCGTGTATTTAGGACTTGGCATGGATTCATGGATAAGCAAAGTAGAATCATCTGTATCAGGACCCAAATTTGTAGAAGTGTCAAACGGTATTGATGCTATAAAAGTCGGAAATGCTGTAAATCCGCATGTATGGCTTTCTCCAAAAGAAGCACAGATATTGGCGAAAAATATAAAAGATGCTTTGGTAAGTGCTGACAATAAAAACGCAAAATACTACGAAGATAACTATAATACTTTGTTAAATACATTAAAGCAGTTAGACAGTGAATACACTGAAAAACTTAAAAACACTAAGACAAAGACGTTTATAGTATACCACAGCGCCTTTGATTACATAGCAAGAGATTACGGTTTAAACCAAGTATCTATTGTCGGTATGAGCGAAGAAGCTGAAGCAAGTCCCGCTAAAGTCGCTGAAGTCATACAGCTTATAAAAAAAGAAAATATCAAGTACATCTTTACAGAGCCATTGACATCACCTAAGCCTATTCAATCAATTGCCAGCGAAACAGGTGCAAAAGTACTTCCATTAAATACTATTGAAGGGCTTACTAAAGATGAAATGAAGAAAGGATACGATTATATAAAATTGATGCAGCAAAACTTAGACAATCTTCAGAAAGCATTAAATTATTAATTTAACGAAAGGGATTTTTATGAGTAAAATTGTTGAACTTAAAGATGTCAGTTTTTCTTACGATGATAAAAAGGTGCTTAATAATATCAATCTAACTATTGATGATGGCGAATTTGTTGGCCTTATCGGGCCAAATGGCTCAGGCAAAAGCACTCTCGTAAAGATCATGATAGGAGATCTTACGCCATCATCAGGCGAAGTCCTTATAAACGGGATAAACGTAAAGGACATAAAAAAAAGATCCATAATAGGATATGTCCCACAAAAATCTTATTCTTTCAACGCTTCATTTCCGGCAAGCGTGAAAGAAGTCGTATCGATGGGGCTTTACGGGAAATTAGGGCTATTTAAAAAACTTTCCAAAGACGACTGGGAAATTGTAAATAACGCTTTAAAGACTGTCGACATGATTGATTACAAAGACAGGCTTATCGGAAATCTGTCTGGAGGCCAACAGCAGAGGGTATTTATAGCAAGAGCGCTTGTCAGCGATCCTAAGATTTTATTTTTAGATGAACCTACAACAGGCATAGATGCAAAATCAGAAGACACGCTTTACAAAATACTTGATACTTTAAATAAACAAAATAAAATAACGATTATCATGGTCACTCATGATGTATGGGCCATATCCGACAAGGTATCTCGAATCGTATGCATGGGAAATGGCAGACTATATGATAGATGCGACACTTTAGACTTCTCAAAAAAAGAATTGGCTGAAATATACGGATACCCTGTCAAACTGGATATGCACCATCACCAAAGTGAAAATATCAATAATCGACTTTAGATTGAGGTGTTATAATGCTTAATATTTTTACATACGACTTTATGATTAGGGCATTTCTTGCAGGCGGATTTATATCGATAATAGCCCCATTGGTAGGCAGTTTCTTGGTATTAAGAAGGCTCTCACAGATGGGTGATACATTATCTCACGTAGCGTTGGCAGGCGTAGCAGCAGGATTTCTCATAGGTATAAATCCTACAATAGGCTCTATAATCTTTGTGGTACTGTCATCTTTCGGAATTGAACGCTTGAGAAAATCCTACTTTAGATATTCGGAAATATCTATTGCAGTTGTCATGTCTGCAGGAATGGCAATCGCAGTAATACTTTTAAGTTTATCCAGCGGAAGTCCTGCAAACATAATGAATTACCTTTTTGGAAGCATAATATCAATTAACAACACAGACGTTTTGATTTCATTCATACTAAGCATTGTTATAATAGCTGTTATTTACATCTTCTACAAAGAGCTTTTGTACATTACATTTGACGAAGAAGCCGCTTTGATATCAGGTATTCCTGTCAACATGGTTAATATAATATTTACCATGATTGTGGCCATAACTGTAGCAGTATCCATGAGAATAGTGGGAGCTTTGTTGGTATCGGCATTGATGGTAATACCTGCAGCAGCCAGCCTTAAAATCGCCAAAAACTTCAGACAGACCATTTTTTACGCCATACTGTTTTCCTTCATATCTGTATTCGCAGGCATAATACTGTCTTTTTATCTAAATCTCTCGCCTGGCGGCAGCATTGTAATAGTTTCTCTCATAATCATGGGTTTAGCAAGTATAAAGAAGGCAGGTAACTAACCTGCTTTTTTTGTTTTTATCTGGGATAATAAAATGTACTGATTTTAAGATTTTCGTTTAAGTCTTTCTCTATTGGCTATATCTTAAAAATATATATCCCACATACAAAAACAACAAAGTAGCAATCACATCTATTATATTAGACATATTTGCAAAAAGCTCTATATCCATAGATACAATAGATTTAATGATGGCAATAATGCAAAATAAGCCAATGATGATAAATAATATCCCGACAATTTTTAACAATCTCTTTTTTAATTCCAACTCCTAAAACCTCCTAACTAAAAAAAATCCATTAATATATCAACAAAAATTTATGGGAAATACACATTTTGCTTTAAATATATTTTTTTACTATTTATTTCTACAGCATTATTATATAATTTTTTTATTGTTATATCGTACATATGATGCTTCTTATATAAATTTTTAACAAGCAAAACACCTTTTATGACTTCTTTTTCCTGTCTAACTGTTATTCCAAAATCCGTAGTTGCACCGTAATTTGATCTATAAACTATAACGGAGCTTGATTCAAACCTAATATTATGAATTGGCATAAATGCTTCATTTACATTAAGAGTAATAGTGGCAAATAAAATAATTGCTACAATTGTTGCACTTATCACTATTAATATTATTGAAACCACACTATTCACTACCTTTGCAGAAATATGTTTAAATCTAAAGCCATTTATTAACAATATCAAAGGTATTATCTGGATACATAAAGAAAAAATATCGTTTAATCTTAAAGACTTAAATCTTATAAAAGGATAAAAGTAATCTAAGTTCAATATCCATATAATATAAATAGCCAATAGAACTATATGAATAATGTATTTATTATTTCGAACTAAACTATTCACTAATATCACCTGTCTTTTATGCTGAATTCAATATCATTCTTTCCAATCTAAAACAGATGGAAAAATGCCGGGAAAGATCTTTCTGATTTTGTTATTAGTCACATTTATAATAACGACATCTGCATGACCCGCATAGTACATTGCTCCTATCAAGTAGTTTCCATCAGATGAAGGCTTATAAGGAAGAAGACCGATAGAATTTACCCTTACAGATTTGCGATGACTTCCATTAATCTCTTCTATATACACTACATTTCTGACATTTCCTCTTTGATACGCTAAAAACTTTTTATTATATGATAGTGATGGATAAGCTGCATCTTTTTTAAAAACATAAGTTTTGTTATTGCTTATTTTATATGCCATAATATTTAAACTCTCACTATTATCTACCTCCGTAAATAAAACCGTATCTGAATCGAGCCAATCGTATCCGGGAAGCAAAAGCTTTGCAATGACAATTGATTTTTTAGTATCCAAATCATAATAAGTCAATTTGTCTTTTTGTGTAAAACTAATAGCGTTTTTATCTGGAACAAATTTAGGATAACGGACGTTTTCTCCTGTATATAATAGTTGTCTGTTTGCAAAACCTGTACGCTGATATTCATTTATCTTATAAATTTCGTTATCAATGACAGCAATCAAGTTATTTCCATTATTTGCATCATACTGGACATCGTAAAATATATTCCTGATTTCATATTTTTTGTTATTTTTAATATCGTATATTAAAACGGGAAATGATGGAGCTTCACCTTCCATAAGCATGATTTCACCTTTTAATCCATAAAAGCTTTTATAATATTGAAATACACTGAGTAAAACTATGAAGATTATTATGCTCATGAGGATAATTACAAATATTGATATTGTCTTTTTTATTGCAATCACATCCTTTCCATGTTTGCAATACTTATCAATTGGATTAAATTTATTTTACAAATTCATTCTCTCACAATATAAAACAAATTTCTAAGGAATTTGTTACAGTTTTTTATAAAATTTTTTTCAAAATAAAAAAGACCATTAAAGGCCATTAATACATTTTCCACATATCTTGGTTCTACAAGTCTAAAAGATATCATAATTTTTGTTCAT
This region includes:
- a CDS encoding metal ABC transporter ATP-binding protein; translated protein: MSKIVELKDVSFSYDDKKVLNNINLTIDDGEFVGLIGPNGSGKSTLVKIMIGDLTPSSGEVLINGINVKDIKKRSIIGYVPQKSYSFNASFPASVKEVVSMGLYGKLGLFKKLSKDDWEIVNNALKTVDMIDYKDRLIGNLSGGQQQRVFIARALVSDPKILFLDEPTTGIDAKSEDTLYKILDTLNKQNKITIIMVTHDVWAISDKVSRIVCMGNGRLYDRCDTLDFSKKELAEIYGYPVKLDMHHHQSENINNRL
- the feoB gene encoding ferrous iron transport protein B translates to MTTAALIGNPNVGKTTLFNLLTGLNQHVGNWPGVTVEKKEGFINDNVKIVDLPGIYAMDTYSNEEKISKSFLESGHVDFILNIVDASNLKRNLYLTMQLKEFNIPIILILNMVDVAEKKGIKIDYVELSKLLSVMVVPIVASKGKGVDEIKELLVNDIFSKAINDNENHYRDDTRFKSEAETYKYIEGILSQCVTYTSENTVTITERLDKILINKFLAYPIFIAIIYLIFQFTFSWVGQPLADLLDSFVNVWFVPHVNILLSGANGWFKSLIVDGIIGGVGSVIVFLPVILALFLCISFLEDSGYMARVAFLMDKIIRKMGLSGKAFIPLIIGFGCNVPGVMSTRTLESEKDRKMTALLLPLMSCNARLPIYLVMAGALFKGHEALVVASLYALGVIMAFFVGILFKNTIFKKDDEPFIIELPEYKLPELKSLAVHTWEKGKGFLKKAGTIIFSVSIIVWILSNFNFSGMTEIDKSFIAYIGRFISPIFIPLGFASWQNSVSLLTGIMAKEVVVGTMGVIYGGNLTKILPTVFTPISAISFLVFVLLYTPCISLIATMKKEYGGKMAAFSVAYQLVLAWVVSFIVYNGGNLILRIF
- a CDS encoding Fur family transcriptional regulator, which codes for MTKEDILKTIKSNNFKITPQRELIINIMLNSNGYLSVREIYEKVKSSFPQVSLDTVYRNLSLLKDINVLSEATIGNNIMYEIHKDMHEHIMKCLKCGKIFELNICPIDLCRNKLDGFEVVDHKIEITGYCKNCKNHEEDRK
- a CDS encoding metal ABC transporter permease, yielding MLNIFTYDFMIRAFLAGGFISIIAPLVGSFLVLRRLSQMGDTLSHVALAGVAAGFLIGINPTIGSIIFVVLSSFGIERLRKSYFRYSEISIAVVMSAGMAIAVILLSLSSGSPANIMNYLFGSIISINNTDVLISFILSIVIIAVIYIFYKELLYITFDEEAALISGIPVNMVNIIFTMIVAITVAVSMRIVGALLVSALMVIPAAASLKIAKNFRQTIFYAILFSFISVFAGIILSFYLNLSPGGSIVIVSLIIMGLASIKKAGN
- a CDS encoding metal ABC transporter substrate-binding protein, producing MKKFISIFLIVLIVFSLTSCNTKISKKPSKLAVYATFYPLYDLTKKIAGDKATVQNIIPPGVEPHDWEPTTKQIADIEGASLVVYLGLGMDSWISKVESSVSGPKFVEVSNGIDAIKVGNAVNPHVWLSPKEAQILAKNIKDALVSADNKNAKYYEDNYNTLLNTLKQLDSEYTEKLKNTKTKTFIVYHSAFDYIARDYGLNQVSIVGMSEEAEASPAKVAEVIQLIKKENIKYIFTEPLTSPKPIQSIASETGAKVLPLNTIEGLTKDEMKKGYDYIKLMQQNLDNLQKALNY
- a CDS encoding undecaprenyl-diphosphatase → MNYAIFQIINGFAGHYTVLDKVMIFIALYSPIIYGLLMVIQWFIGGDDGKKVSIEEFFAAVIALSANFIISRFYFEPRPFVTHKVNLLVKHPSDASFPSDHLSGGSAIAFTQLKGNKLIGAIMMVLTVLLLIARVYVGVHYPVDVVAGFVIGFLMSKLVKYLKGILDPLENQILKIWHRFIKI
- a CDS encoding FeoA domain-containing protein, producing MSVYDLRPGQTALVSGILGDEKLAKRLRALGANEGVKVKVKSFAPLGDPIIINFMGFDLAIRKRDAKNIVVKDVI